One Engystomops pustulosus chromosome 11, aEngPut4.maternal, whole genome shotgun sequence DNA window includes the following coding sequences:
- the SHOC2 gene encoding leucine-rich repeat protein SHOC-2, whose translation MSSSIGKEKDPKDKDPKGPMAVKDRDKDAKASGAPTKENKDKDPKTKVNAKEGKKESGGAQPGVAFSVDNTIKRPSGVSGLRKKASNAEVIKELNKCREENSTRLDLAKKSIHQLPASIKELTQLTELYLYGNKLPSLPAEVGSLVNLVTLALSENSLTSLPDTLENLKKLRMLDLRHNKLREIPAVVYKLSSLTTLFLRFNRLTTVEKDIKALSKLTMLSIRENKIKQLPAEIGELCNLITLDVAHNQLEHLPKEIGNCTQITNLDLQHNELLDLPETIGNLSSLNRLGLRYNRLSAIPRSLAKCSELDELNLENNNISTLPEGLLSSLVKVTSLTLARNCFQSYPVGGPSQFSTIYSLNMEHNRINKIPFGIFSRAKVLSKLNMKDNQLTSLPLDFGTWTSMVELNLATNQLTKIPEDVSGLVSIEVLILSNNLLKKLPHGIGNLRKLRELDLEENKLESLPNEIAYLKDLQKLVLTNNQLTTLPRGIGHLTNLTHLGLGENLLSHLPEEIGTLENLEELYLNDNPNLHGLPFELALCSKLSIMSIENCPLSHLPPQIVAGGPSFIIQFLKMQGPYRAMV comes from the exons ATGAGTAGCAGCATAGGAAAAGAAAAGGACCCCAAGGATAAAGACCCCAAGGGGCCTATGGCGGTCAAGGACCGTGATAAAGATGCCAAGGCCTCTGGGGCTCCTACGAAAGAGAACAAAGACAAGGACCCCAAGACCAAAGTCAATGCCAAAGAAGGGAAAAAGGAGTCCGGGGGAGCGCAGCCCGGAGTGGCCTTCTCTGTGGACAACACAATAAAGCGCCCCTCGGGGGTCTCTGGCCTGCGTAAGAAGGCCAGCAATGCTGAGGTGATAAAGGAACTGAACAAATGTCGGGAGGAGAACTCGACCCGCTTGGACTTGGCCAAGAAGTCCATCCACCAGCTCCCGGCCTCCATCAAGGAGCTGACACAACTCACAGAACTTTATTTATATGGTAACAAGCTGCCCTCGCTGCCAGCAGAGGTGGGCAGCCTGGTGAACTTGGTTACACTGGCTCTTAGCGAGAACTCTTTAACCAGCTTGCCAGACACTCTGGAGAACCTGAAGAAGCTGCGCATGCTGGACCTGCGGCACAACAAGCTGCGGGAGATCCCGGCCGTGGTGTACAAGCTGAGCTCCCTCACCACCCTCTTCTTGCGCTTCAATCGTCTCACCACTGTGGAGAAGGACATCAAGGCCCTGAGCAAGCTGACCATGCTGAGCATCCGGGAGAACAAGATCAAGCAGCTGCCCGCAGAGATCG GGGAGCTGTGTAATCTCATCACGCTGGACGTAGCCCACAATCAGTTGGAGCACCTACCGAAAGAGATCGGCAACTGCACCCAGATCACCAACCTGGACCTGCAGCACAACGAGCTCCTGGACCTGCCTGAGACAATAG GAAACCTCTCCAGCCTGAACCGCCTCGGACTGCGATACAACCGCCTGTCGGCAATACCACGGTCCTTGGCAAAATGCAGCGAGCTGGACGAGTTGAACCTGGAGAATAACAATATATCCACTCTGCCAGAG GGCCTCCTTTCTAGCCTGGTGAAGGTGACCAGCCTGACCCTGGCCCGGAACTGTTTCCAGTCTTACCCCGTCGGTGGACCCTCCCAGTTTTCCACTATTTACTCCCTCAATATGGAGCATAATCGCATTAATAAAATcccatttggaattttctccAGAGCTAAAGTGTTAAGTAAACTGAACATGAAG GACAATCAGTTGACGTCTTTGCCCCTGGACTTTGGGACGTGGACCAGTATGGTGGAGCtgaacctggctactaaccagtTGACCAAGATCCCGGAGGATGTCTCTGGTTTGGTCTCTATTGAG GTCTTAATCTTGTCAAACAATCTGTTAAAGAAACTTCCGCATGGGATCGGAAATCTACGTAAACTACGGGAGTTGGATCTGGAGGAGAACAAATTGGAGTCTCTGCCGAATGAGATCGCCTACCTAAAGGACCTACAG AAACTGGTTCTGACAAACAACCAGCTGACAACTTTACCAAGAGGGATCGGCCACTTGACAAATCTGACGCACCTTGGTCTGGGGGAAAATCTTTTGTCGCATCTTCCAGAGGAAATAG gtacattgGAGAACCTAGAGGAGCTGTATCTGAACGACAACCCTAACCTCCACGGTCTGCCCTTCGAGCTCGCCCTGTGCAGCAAGCTGTCAATCATGAGTATCGAGAACTGTCCCCTAAGTCACCTCCCCCCGCAGATTGTGGCCGGGGGTCCCTCCTTTATCATCCAGTTCCTAAAAATGCAAGGTCCTTATCGTGCCATGGTGTAA
- the BBIP1 gene encoding BBSome-interacting protein 1: MPEVKSMFREVLPKQGQLCVEDVPTMVMCKPKLLPLKSVTLTKLEKMQRDAQETIKQQEMVQSSQDETQP, encoded by the exons ATGCCAGAGGTGAAGTCTATGTTCCGGGAGGTGCTCCCTAAACAAG GGCAGTTATGTGTTGAAGACGTCCCAACCATGGTGATGTGCAAACCAAAGCTGTTACCCCTGAAATCAGTCACCCtaacaaagctggaaaagatgCAGCGTGATGCCCAAGAGACGATCAAACAGCAAGAAATGGTCCAGAGCAGCCAGGATGAAACCCAGCCCTAA